A window of the Dyadobacter pollutisoli genome harbors these coding sequences:
- a CDS encoding MutS-related protein produces the protein MENKSDSISSKQFFETELQKAGIAETEAHKKFNMLAIARLSVFAGMLVVGWLWNKTGQPWFAVAIFILLVAFLVLMRRQQAAKRKRDFQRNLQSVNEDELERLAFRFKRPDTGIQFQEKDHAYASDLDIFGEYSLYKLLNRTRTAEGSRRLSNWLKNHATPEEVSSRQAAAADFKKHPELIQEWEATALLHEHAAAQVGAFRAWATEVLPANLTSTLRLRWLPLATLAVGILVLAKMVPGYLFLLGLGVHLIILKRFQAEIQSITNRTTSLGQTLVAYSDLLQNAESAPYDSPWWQQRKASIHGSAQALSKAGSLFEKLDYRNNPFFSLFVGIPTLWDVHCLAGLESWKKANHAKLADWLNALADTEAMNSLAGHAFANQDYVIPNVVSQNDTWIEANIMGHPLIPSEKRVSNSFAMNGTGHTILVTGSNMSGKSTFLRTIGLNMVLAQMGAVVSAASFTCSPMRVFSSMRTQDSLEESTSSFYAELKRLRKLLELADEHTDAPVFYLLDEILKGTNSSDRHRGAEALIRQLHSKNASGLVSTHDLELGEWGATENYVHNYHFRSDVENGQLHFDYRLHEGICRSFNASELMRMMGIDIDLPNKNALA, from the coding sequence ATGGAAAATAAATCAGATTCAATTTCTTCAAAGCAATTCTTTGAAACCGAGCTTCAAAAGGCTGGCATAGCAGAGACCGAAGCCCATAAAAAATTTAATATGCTCGCGATTGCCCGGCTTTCGGTATTTGCCGGAATGCTGGTTGTGGGCTGGCTTTGGAATAAAACCGGTCAGCCGTGGTTTGCAGTAGCGATTTTTATTTTGCTTGTCGCATTCCTCGTCCTGATGCGTCGCCAGCAGGCTGCCAAAAGAAAAAGGGATTTCCAAAGAAACCTGCAGTCCGTGAATGAGGACGAGCTGGAAAGGCTTGCATTTCGATTCAAAAGGCCGGATACAGGCATTCAGTTTCAGGAAAAAGACCATGCTTACGCCTCCGACCTGGACATATTCGGTGAATACTCGCTCTACAAACTTCTGAACCGTACCCGAACCGCCGAGGGAAGCCGCAGGTTATCAAACTGGCTAAAAAATCACGCAACACCAGAGGAAGTATCGTCTCGCCAGGCTGCCGCAGCGGATTTCAAAAAACATCCTGAACTTATCCAGGAGTGGGAAGCGACTGCGCTGTTACACGAACACGCAGCTGCGCAGGTAGGAGCGTTCCGTGCGTGGGCAACCGAAGTGCTTCCCGCCAACCTTACATCCACATTACGCTTGCGATGGCTCCCGCTGGCAACGCTGGCGGTTGGCATACTGGTACTGGCCAAAATGGTCCCAGGTTATCTCTTTTTACTCGGGCTTGGCGTTCATCTGATCATTCTCAAACGATTTCAGGCCGAAATACAATCCATTACCAATCGCACGACATCACTCGGCCAAACACTGGTTGCATATTCTGACCTTTTGCAAAACGCTGAATCGGCACCTTATGATAGCCCCTGGTGGCAGCAAAGAAAAGCATCCATTCACGGTTCCGCGCAGGCATTAAGCAAAGCCGGAAGCCTTTTTGAAAAACTCGATTACCGTAATAATCCATTCTTTTCACTTTTTGTAGGCATACCCACGCTTTGGGACGTACATTGCCTGGCCGGACTGGAAAGCTGGAAAAAGGCCAACCATGCAAAGTTGGCCGACTGGCTGAATGCTTTGGCTGATACCGAAGCCATGAACAGTCTCGCCGGACATGCTTTTGCTAATCAGGATTATGTGATACCAAATGTCGTTTCTCAAAACGATACATGGATAGAGGCCAACATCATGGGACATCCGCTGATCCCGTCCGAAAAACGGGTCAGCAACAGTTTTGCCATGAATGGTACAGGTCATACGATTCTGGTTACGGGTTCCAATATGTCAGGTAAAAGTACATTTTTAAGAACGATCGGCTTGAATATGGTGCTCGCGCAGATGGGCGCCGTAGTGAGTGCGGCAAGTTTTACGTGTTCGCCTATGCGTGTGTTCAGCAGCATGCGTACGCAAGACTCGCTGGAAGAAAGTACTTCATCATTTTACGCAGAACTGAAAAGGCTTCGAAAACTTCTGGAACTGGCCGATGAGCATACCGACGCACCGGTTTTCTATTTGCTGGATGAGATTTTGAAAGGTACCAATTCCTCTGACCGTCACCGCGGGGCCGAAGCACTGATCCGACAGCTGCATTCCAAAAATGCATCCGGGCTGGTATCGACACATGACCTGGAATTGGGTGAATGGGGTGCTACTGAAAATTATGTGCACA